A region of the Rhizobium binae genome:
ATATTAATGTCCGCGACCTCGCCGTCCTGGCTCATTTGCAGACGAAGCGAACCGATGCCGAGAAGCTTGCCGTCCGCGCCGATCAGGGCCGCGCCGCCCCATGCGGGATGGGCAGGTGCGGTAAAAATCGCCTCGTCCAGCAGATATTCCCAATAGCCGGCGAATTCCTGCCGAGCGACGATGTTTGCCTGGATATACTCGCCGATGCCGTCGGCAAGCACGACGGGATCGCCGGGCTGGGCCGCGGCCGCATTGCCGAGTTCCACAGCCGGCGCGTTCAGGATGCCGAGCGCCTGGACCAAACCGAAACCGCTCTCCTGGTCATAAGCCAGCGGATGGGCGGGAACCACCCGGCCGTCACGGGTCGTCAACCAGACTTCGTCGGCCTCGGTGATGAGGTAACCAATCGTCAGCACCAATCCATTGTCGCGGATGACCACACCGCTGCCCTCACGGATGGTTCCCAGCGTCTCCGCCGTGAAGGCATCTTCCGGAATGGAGGAGCGGATGGCCACGATTGACCGCAAGATGGGATTGATATTCATGCTTTCATCCTAATGGAGTGCCGGTACGAAATAAGACCGGCACATTCATTCTTGGATAGGTAAGAGAGTGGGCGACGGGTGCAAGACCGTGTCAAACGGAATCTCCGCCGGCCGATGCGCGATTGCCCGCTAATGGCACACGATCAGGTTCATCGAGCGCCAACCTCATTTCGCATGGTATCGCCGACCTGCTGAGCGGCACCATATTGCCGAGGTGAGCACCCCATAACCCGTTTGAAAGCGGTGCTGAAGGCGCTTTCCGAATCATAACCGAGCGACAGGCCGACGCTCGCAATTGCTTCGGCGGGATTTGCCAGCCGGTCTGCCGCGACAAGCATGCGCCAGCGCGTCAAATAATCCATCGGCGCCAGCCCGACCTTTGCCTTGAAATGAAGGGCAAAGGTGGACCGGGACATCGACGCCCGTTCGGCCAGCAACTGCAACGTCCATTTGCGTGCCGGATCGGCATGTATGGCCGCGAGCGCCGCTCCGATCCGCCTGTCGGTGAGTGCGAAAAGCCAGCCCACGCCGCGGGCATCCGGCGATGCGATATGGAGGCGCAACACCTGCATGAGCATCACATGCGCGAAATGCTCTGCCATCAGAAAACCGCCGGGTTGTCGGTCGCGCAGTTCGCGCGTCATCCGATCGAGCGACCAGCGCAGCACGGCGGCGTGATCGGAATCCCTTTTCACATGAACGATTGGCGGCAGGATGCCGAGAAGGATGTCGGAGTTTCCTCCCGAAAAGGAAAAACGGCTGCCAATCAGGAAGAAATCGCCCCCGCCGTTGCAGGTCGCAATTCCATCGCGGGCAATCGAATAGATCGCCTCGCAGGGCATCGCTTCGACAGATGGATCACTGGCGAGACGAAAAGCCCGGCGGCTTGTCAGGAGAAAGCAGTCGCCTTCCTCCAGCCGGACGGACTCGGCAACGCCATCGACGCTGAGCCAGCACGCCCCGGAAACGACCGCGTTGAACTTGATGCCGTCAGGAGGTGGAAAATCGAGCGCCCAGGCGCCGCCGGCATCCAGTCCCGCGGAGACATAGCTTCGAGGTTTGAGCAATGCGAGGACATTGGATAAAGGGTCCATGCGGAAATTCCGGACGATAACGAAGAGATGACGGACTCTAGCGCATGGATCGTCTGATCGCCACGCCCTATCCTCGCGACTGTCCTCCTAGAAACGTTAATGAAGGCAATTATCATGAATGATAAGCAAGTCCCAATCGGCTCGGGCTTCGGAGCCCGCACGACCGCCGTCGAGGTCGTGGCCGGCCTTGATCTTTCCCGCAAGTGCGCCGTCATCACGGGCGGCCATTCCGGCCTCGGGCTGGAGACCACGCGCGCTCTGGCTGGCGCCGGCGCTAGGGTAATCATCGGGGCAAGGAACATTGACGCGGCCCGAGACGCCGTTGCCGGCATCGATGGCGTACAGGTCGAACGGCTGGATCTCTCCAATCTGGAAAGCGTCCGCCGCTTCGCCCAGCGCATCGTCACGGCTGGCCGCAGCATCGATATTCTCATCAACAGCGCCGGCATCATGGCCTGCCCGGAGACCCGCGTCGGCGATGGCTGGGAGGCGCAATTCGCAACGAATCATCTGGGCCATTTCGCTTTGGTTAACAGCCTTTGGCCGGCATTGTCGCGGAATGCGCGTATCGTTTCGGTTTCGTCAGGCGGCCATCAGATCTCCGGAATCCGATGGGACGACCTGCAGTTCGAGACTGGCTACGACAAATGGCAAGCCTATGGGCAGTCGAAGACAGCCAATGCGCTTTTCGCCCTGCATCTGGACAGGCTCGCGCGCGGCGTTGGTATCCGCGCGTTTTCGCTGCACCCGGGCAAGATCCTCACGCCACTGCAGCGGTATCTTTCACGAGAGGAAATGGTGGGTGCGGGGTGGATCGACTCGAACGGCAATCCGATCGACCCGACATTCAAGACGCCGTCGCAAGGCGCCGCCACCCAGCTATGGGCGGCGACCTCGCCTCAGCTCGAGGGTATGGGAGGCCTCTATTGCGAAGATTGCGATGTGGCGAACAGGGCGTTCGATGGGAAGCCGGGTGGCGTCAGCGATCACGCCGTTGACCCCGAGCAGGCCGAGCGGCTGTGGGCCCTGTCGGCCAGGCTGAGCGGCATCGACGCCTTCGCGTCACCATCAATGCGGTGAGACATCCAGTCGGCGTCGGCTTCCGTCGCGGAGGCTGACTTTTTTCGTGACAGCGGGGAGATGCAACAATATACGGTCAATGCTTCCATTATGTTGATCGGATCAAGAATGAAAGACTGGCATCCCGACCTGAGCCGCAGCAGCAGCCCGCGTTACATGGCGATCGCCGATCTGATCGAAATGGATCTGCGAAGCGGGCATCTGGCGGTCGGTGACCGGCTGCCGCCGCAGCGCGAACTTGCCAGACGGCTGAACGTCGATTTCACGACGGTGGCGAGAGGTTACGTCGAGGCGCAGAAGCGCGGTCTCGTGGATTCCCATGTCGGCCGAGGCACTTTCGTCACCGGCGCGGCGATCAAACACCGCCAGGACTGGGGCGCCGGCGCCGCACTCGACCCCCGGCGAGCGGCCGTCGTCGACTTCTCGATGAACCTGCCGCCGGAACCTGACGATCCGGAACTGATCGCCCGTATGCGGGCGGGCATGTCGGCGGTGGCCGCAAATCTCATCCCGCTGCTGCGCTACCAGGGCTTCGGCGGCGGCGGCGTCGATAAGGATGCTGCCGCCGCCTGGCTCGGCCGCCGCGAAATCAACCCGTCTCAGGAACGGATCTTCGTCACGCCAGGTGCCCATCCGGCCATGCTGGCGATCTTCGGCCTGCTGGCGAAACCGGGCGAGACGGTGCTGTCGGAAATCATCACCTATCCCGGCATGCGCTCGATCGCCGCTCAGCTGCGGATCAACCTCGCCGGCCTGCCGATGGACGGGGACGGGATCCTGCCGGACGCATTTGCCAGCGCCTGCGAGCGGTTGAAGCCGAAGGCGCTCTATCTCAATCCGACGCTGCAGAACCCGTTGACGTTGACGATTCCAACCGGCCGGCGTGCGGAAATCGCAGCCGTCGCCCGGAGATATCAGCTGCCGATCGTCGAGGACGATGCCTATGGCTTCATCCCAGAGCAAGGTCCGGCGCCGCTTGCGGCAATGGCGCCGGATTTGACGTGGCATATTGGCGGCCTGGCGAAATGCCTCGGCGCCGGCCTGCGCCTTGCCTATGTCGTGGCGCCCGATAGCAAGGCCGTATGGCCCTTCGTCAGCGCCATGCGCGCCAACAACGTCATGGCCTCGCCTTTGACCGTGGCGCTTGCCACCCGCTGGATCGAGGACGGCACGGCCGATGCGATCCTGCGCTTCATCCGCGCTGAGGCCTCGGCCCGCCAGCAGATAGTCGCCGCCATCCTGCCTGCCGGCAGCTACCGCGCCGATCCGATCAGCTTCAATATCTGGCTGCCGCT
Encoded here:
- a CDS encoding S1C family serine protease, whose amino-acid sequence is MNINPILRSIVAIRSSIPEDAFTAETLGTIREGSGVVIRDNGLVLTIGYLITEADEVWLTTRDGRVVPAHPLAYDQESGFGLVQALGILNAPAVELGNAAAAQPGDPVVLADGIGEYIQANIVARQEFAGYWEYLLDEAIFTAPAHPAWGGAALIGADGKLLGIGSLRLQMSQDGEVADINMVVPIDLLPPILDDLLNRGQVNKPPRPWLGAFSAESNGGVVVMSVAEGGPAAEAGLRQGDIISEIRDQEVDGLADFYRKLWSSGPAGAEIPMRILRNGREAWLRIKSADRNSFLKKPQLQ
- a CDS encoding AraC family transcriptional regulator encodes the protein MDPLSNVLALLKPRSYVSAGLDAGGAWALDFPPPDGIKFNAVVSGACWLSVDGVAESVRLEEGDCFLLTSRRAFRLASDPSVEAMPCEAIYSIARDGIATCNGGGDFFLIGSRFSFSGGNSDILLGILPPIVHVKRDSDHAAVLRWSLDRMTRELRDRQPGGFLMAEHFAHVMLMQVLRLHIASPDARGVGWLFALTDRRIGAALAAIHADPARKWTLQLLAERASMSRSTFALHFKAKVGLAPMDYLTRWRMLVAADRLANPAEAIASVGLSLGYDSESAFSTAFKRVMGCSPRQYGAAQQVGDTMRNEVGAR
- a CDS encoding SDR family NAD(P)-dependent oxidoreductase — protein: MNDKQVPIGSGFGARTTAVEVVAGLDLSRKCAVITGGHSGLGLETTRALAGAGARVIIGARNIDAARDAVAGIDGVQVERLDLSNLESVRRFAQRIVTAGRSIDILINSAGIMACPETRVGDGWEAQFATNHLGHFALVNSLWPALSRNARIVSVSSGGHQISGIRWDDLQFETGYDKWQAYGQSKTANALFALHLDRLARGVGIRAFSLHPGKILTPLQRYLSREEMVGAGWIDSNGNPIDPTFKTPSQGAATQLWAATSPQLEGMGGLYCEDCDVANRAFDGKPGGVSDHAVDPEQAERLWALSARLSGIDAFASPSMR
- a CDS encoding aminotransferase-like domain-containing protein → MKDWHPDLSRSSSPRYMAIADLIEMDLRSGHLAVGDRLPPQRELARRLNVDFTTVARGYVEAQKRGLVDSHVGRGTFVTGAAIKHRQDWGAGAALDPRRAAVVDFSMNLPPEPDDPELIARMRAGMSAVAANLIPLLRYQGFGGGGVDKDAAAAWLGRREINPSQERIFVTPGAHPAMLAIFGLLAKPGETVLSEIITYPGMRSIAAQLRINLAGLPMDGDGILPDAFASACERLKPKALYLNPTLQNPLTLTIPTGRRAEIAAVARRYQLPIVEDDAYGFIPEQGPAPLAAMAPDLTWHIGGLAKCLGAGLRLAYVVAPDSKAVWPFVSAMRANNVMASPLTVALATRWIEDGTADAILRFIRAEASARQQIVAAILPAGSYRADPISFNIWLPLANGWTRSTFGSHMRSSGIGVVASDAFTVEGAAPEAVRVCLGGPITRERLHGALEFMAHALEGPPEMAASFF